In the Lepus europaeus isolate LE1 chromosome 18, mLepTim1.pri, whole genome shotgun sequence genome, one interval contains:
- the LOC133776672 gene encoding keratin-associated protein 4-12-like isoform X8, with protein MVSSCGSVCSEQGCRPQCCQSVCCQRTCCRPTCCRPTCCRPTCCISSCCRPQCCQSVCCQRTCCRPSCCRPTCCRPTCCISSCCRPQCCQPTCCRPTCCISSCCRPTCCISSCCRPCCCFRPVCGQVSCHTSCYRPTCVISTCPRPMCCAVPCC; from the exons ATGGTCAGTTCTTGTGGCTCTGTCTGCTCTGAGCAGG gctgcaggccccagtGCTGCCAGTCTGTGTGCTGCCAGCgcacctgctgccgccccacctgctgccgccccacatgctgccgccccacctgctgcatctccagctgctgcaggccccagtGCTGCCAGTCTGTGTGCTGCCAGCgcacctgctgccgccccagctgctgccgccccacATGCTGTCGCCCCACCTGctgcatctccagctgctgcaggccccagtgctgccagcccacctgctgccgccccacctgctgcatctccagctgctgccgccccacctgctgcatctccagctgctgccGCCCCT GCTGCTGCTTCCGCCCAGTCTGTGGCCAAGTCTCCTGCCACACCAGTTGCTATCGCCCAACCTGTGTCATCTCCACCTGCCCCCGCCCCATGTGCTGTGCCGTCCCTTGCTGCTAA
- the LOC133776672 gene encoding keratin-associated protein 4-7-like isoform X7 — MVSSCGSVCSEQENCCQPSCLQTTCCRTTCCRPSCCVSSCCRPSCCQPSCCISSCCRPSCSSSSCCRPTCCISSCCRPQCCQSVCCQRTCCRPTCCRPTCCRPTCCISSCCRPQCCQSVCCRPTCCRPTCCISSCCRPHCCGSSCCRPSCCPGCCFRPVCGQVSCHTSCYRPTCVISTCPRPMCCAVPCC, encoded by the exons ATGGTCAGTTCTTGTGGCTCTGTCTGCTCTGAGCAGGAGAActgctgccagcccagctgcCTTCAGACCACCTGCTGCAGGaccacctgctgccgccccagctgctgcgtgtccagctgctgccgccccagctgctgccagcccagctgctgcatctccagctgctgccGCCCCTCCTGCAGTAGTTccagctgctgccgccccacctgctgcatctccagctgctgcaggccccagtGCTGCCAGTCTGTGTGCTGCCAGCgcacctgctgccgccccacctgctgccgccccacatgctgccgccccacctgctgcatctccagctgctgcaggccccagtGCTGCCAGTCTGT ctgctgccgccccacATGCTGTCGCCCCACCTGctgcatctccagctgctgcaggcccca ctgctgtggctccagctgctgccgccccagctgctgccccgGCTGCTGCTTCCGCCCAGTCTGTGGCCAAGTCTCCTGCCACACCAGTTGCTATCGCCCAACCTGTGTCATCTCCACCTGCCCCCGCCCCATGTGCTGTGCCGTCCCTTGCTGCTAA
- the LOC133776672 gene encoding keratin-associated protein 4-7-like isoform X3: protein MVSSCGSVCSEQENCCQPSCLQTTCCRTTCCRPSCCVSSCCRPSCCQPSCCISSCCRPSCSSSSCCRPTCCISSCCRPQCCQSVCCRPQCCQSVCCQRTCCRPSCCRPTCCRPTCCISSCCRPQCCQPTCCRPTCCISSCCRPTCCISSCCRPSCSSSSCCGSSCCRPSCCPGCCFRPVCGQVSCHTSCYRPTCVISTCPRPMCCAVPCC, encoded by the exons ATGGTCAGTTCTTGTGGCTCTGTCTGCTCTGAGCAGGAGAActgctgccagcccagctgcCTTCAGACCACCTGCTGCAGGaccacctgctgccgccccagctgctgcgtgtccagctgctgccgccccagctgctgccagcccagctgctgcatctccagctgctgccGCCCCTCCTGCAGTAGTTccagctgctgccgccccacctgctgcatctccagctgctgcaggccccagtGCTGCCAGTCTGT ctgctgcaggccccagtGCTGCCAGTCTGTGTGCTGCCAGCgcacctgctgccgccccagctgctgccgccccacATGCTGTCGCCCCACCTGctgcatctccagctgctgcaggccccagtgctgccagcccacctgctgccgccccacctgctgcatctccagctgctgccgccccacctgctgcatctccagctgctgccGCCCCTCCTGCAGtagttccagctgctgtggctccagctgctgccgccccagctgctgccccgGCTGCTGCTTCCGCCCAGTCTGTGGCCAAGTCTCCTGCCACACCAGTTGCTATCGCCCAACCTGTGTCATCTCCACCTGCCCCCGCCCCATGTGCTGTGCCGTCCCTTGCTGCTAA
- the LOC133776672 gene encoding keratin-associated protein 4-12-like isoform X5: protein MVSSCGSVCSEQENCCQPSCLQTTCCRTTCCRPSCCVSSCCRPSCCQPQCCQSVCCQRTCCRPTCCRPTCCRPTCCISSCCRPQCCQSVCCQRTCCRPSCCRPTCCRPTCCISSCCRPQCCQPTCCRPTCCISSCCRPTCCISSCCRPSCSSSSCCGSSCCRPSCCPGCCFRPVCGQVSCHTSCYRPTCVISTCPRPMCCAVPCC, encoded by the exons ATGGTCAGTTCTTGTGGCTCTGTCTGCTCTGAGCAGGAGAActgctgccagcccagctgcCTTCAGACCACCTGCTGCAGGaccacctgctgccgccccagctgctgcgtgtccagctgctgccgccccagctgctgcca gccccagtGCTGCCAGTCTGTGTGCTGCCAGCgcacctgctgccgccccacctgctgccgccccacatgctgccgccccacctgctgcatctccagctgctgcaggccccagtGCTGCCAGTCTGTGTGCTGCCAGCgcacctgctgccgccccagctgctgccgccccacATGCTGTCGCCCCACCTGctgcatctccagctgctgcaggccccagtgctgccagcccacctgctgccgccccacctgctgcatctccagctgctgccgccccacctgctgcatctccagctgctgccGCCCCTCCTGCAGtagttccagctgctgtggctccagctgctgccgccccagctgctgccccgGCTGCTGCTTCCGCCCAGTCTGTGGCCAAGTCTCCTGCCACACCAGTTGCTATCGCCCAACCTGTGTCATCTCCACCTGCCCCCGCCCCATGTGCTGTGCCGTCCCTTGCTGCTAA
- the LOC133776672 gene encoding keratin-associated protein 4-2-like isoform X4, translating to MVSSCGSVCSEQENCCQPSCLQTTCCRTTCCRPSCCVCCRPTCCISSCCRPQCCQSVCCQRTCCRPTCCRPTCCRPTCCISSCCRPQCCQSVCCQRTCCRPSCCRPTCCRPTCCISSCCRPQCCQPTCCRPTCCISSCCRPTCCISSCCRPSCSSSSCCGSSCCRPSCCPGCCFRPVCGQVSCHTSCYRPTCVISTCPRPMCCAVPCC from the exons ATGGTCAGTTCTTGTGGCTCTGTCTGCTCTGAGCAGGAGAActgctgccagcccagctgcCTTCAGACCACCTGCTGCAGGaccacctgctgccgccccagctgctgcgt ctgctgccgccccacctgctgcatctccagctgctgcaggccccagtGCTGCCAGTCTGTGTGCTGCCAGCgcacctgctgccgccccacctgctgccgccccacatgctgccgccccacctgctgcatctccagctgctgcaggccccagtGCTGCCAGTCTGTGTGCTGCCAGCgcacctgctgccgccccagctgctgccgccccacATGCTGTCGCCCCACCTGctgcatctccagctgctgcaggccccagtgctgccagcccacctgctgccgccccacctgctgcatctccagctgctgccgccccacctgctgcatctccagctgctgccGCCCCTCCTGCAGtagttccagctgctgtggctccagctgctgccgccccagctgctgccccgGCTGCTGCTTCCGCCCAGTCTGTGGCCAAGTCTCCTGCCACACCAGTTGCTATCGCCCAACCTGTGTCATCTCCACCTGCCCCCGCCCCATGTGCTGTGCCGTCCCTTGCTGCTAA
- the LOC133776672 gene encoding keratin-associated protein 4-7-like isoform X2: MVSSCGSVCSEQENCCQPSCLQTTCCRTTCCRPSCCVSSCCRPTCCISSCCRPQCCQSVCCQRTCCRPTCCRPTCCRPTCCISSCCRPQCCQSVCCQRTCCRPSCCRPTCCRPTCCISSCCRPQCCQPTCCRPTCCISSCCRPTCCISSCCRPSCSSSSCCGSSCCRPSCCPGCCFRPVCGQVSCHTSCYRPTCVISTCPRPMCCAVPCC; the protein is encoded by the exons ATGGTCAGTTCTTGTGGCTCTGTCTGCTCTGAGCAGGAGAActgctgccagcccagctgcCTTCAGACCACCTGCTGCAGGaccacctgctgccgccccagctgctgcgt TTccagctgctgccgccccacctgctgcatctccagctgctgcaggccccagtGCTGCCAGTCTGTGTGCTGCCAGCgcacctgctgccgccccacctgctgccgccccacatgctgccgccccacctgctgcatctccagctgctgcaggccccagtGCTGCCAGTCTGTGTGCTGCCAGCgcacctgctgccgccccagctgctgccgccccacATGCTGTCGCCCCACCTGctgcatctccagctgctgcaggccccagtgctgccagcccacctgctgccgccccacctgctgcatctccagctgctgccgccccacctgctgcatctccagctgctgccGCCCCTCCTGCAGtagttccagctgctgtggctccagctgctgccgccccagctgctgccccgGCTGCTGCTTCCGCCCAGTCTGTGGCCAAGTCTCCTGCCACACCAGTTGCTATCGCCCAACCTGTGTCATCTCCACCTGCCCCCGCCCCATGTGCTGTGCCGTCCCTTGCTGCTAA
- the LOC133776672 gene encoding keratin-associated protein 4-7-like isoform X6: MVSSCGSVCSEQENCCQPSCLQTTCCRTTCCRPSCCVPQCCQSVCCQRTCCRPTCCRPTCCRPTCCISSCCRPQCCQSVCCQRTCCRPSCCRPTCCRPTCCISSCCRPQCCQPTCCRPTCCISSCCRPTCCISSCCRPSCSSSSCCGSSCCRPSCCPGCCFRPVCGQVSCHTSCYRPTCVISTCPRPMCCAVPCC; encoded by the exons ATGGTCAGTTCTTGTGGCTCTGTCTGCTCTGAGCAGGAGAActgctgccagcccagctgcCTTCAGACCACCTGCTGCAGGaccacctgctgccgccccagctgctgcgt gccccagtGCTGCCAGTCTGTGTGCTGCCAGCgcacctgctgccgccccacctgctgccgccccacatgctgccgccccacctgctgcatctccagctgctgcaggccccagtGCTGCCAGTCTGTGTGCTGCCAGCgcacctgctgccgccccagctgctgccgccccacATGCTGTCGCCCCACCTGctgcatctccagctgctgcaggccccagtgctgccagcccacctgctgccgccccacctgctgcatctccagctgctgccgccccacctgctgcatctccagctgctgccGCCCCTCCTGCAGtagttccagctgctgtggctccagctgctgccgccccagctgctgccccgGCTGCTGCTTCCGCCCAGTCTGTGGCCAAGTCTCCTGCCACACCAGTTGCTATCGCCCAACCTGTGTCATCTCCACCTGCCCCCGCCCCATGTGCTGTGCCGTCCCTTGCTGCTAA
- the LOC133776672 gene encoding keratin-associated protein 4-12-like isoform X1 yields MVSSCGSVCSEQENCCQPSCLQTTCCRTTCCRPSCCVSSCCRPSCCQPSCCISSCCRPSCSSSSCCRPTCCISSCCRPQCCQSVCCQRTCCRPTCCRPTCCRPTCCISSCCRPQCCQSVCCQRTCCRPSCCRPTCCRPTCCISSCCRPQCCQPTCCRPTCCISSCCRPTCCISSCCRPSCSSSSCCGSSCCRPSCCPGCCFRPVCGQVSCHTSCYRPTCVISTCPRPMCCAVPCC; encoded by the coding sequence ATGGTCAGTTCTTGTGGCTCTGTCTGCTCTGAGCAGGAGAActgctgccagcccagctgcCTTCAGACCACCTGCTGCAGGaccacctgctgccgccccagctgctgcgtgtccagctgctgccgccccagctgctgccagcccagctgctgcatctccagctgctgccGCCCCTCCTGCAGTAGTTccagctgctgccgccccacctgctgcatctccagctgctgcaggccccagtGCTGCCAGTCTGTGTGCTGCCAGCgcacctgctgccgccccacctgctgccgccccacatgctgccgccccacctgctgcatctccagctgctgcaggccccagtGCTGCCAGTCTGTGTGCTGCCAGCgcacctgctgccgccccagctgctgccgccccacATGCTGTCGCCCCACCTGctgcatctccagctgctgcaggccccagtgctgccagcccacctgctgccgccccacctgctgcatctccagctgctgccgccccacctgctgcatctccagctgctgccGCCCCTCCTGCAGtagttccagctgctgtggctccagctgctgccgccccagctgctgccccgGCTGCTGCTTCCGCCCAGTCTGTGGCCAAGTCTCCTGCCACACCAGTTGCTATCGCCCAACCTGTGTCATCTCCACCTGCCCCCGCCCCATGTGCTGTGCCGTCCCTTGCTGCTAA